From the genome of Pseudomonas yamanorum, one region includes:
- the mksE gene encoding Mks condensin complex protein MksE yields the protein MHLDLSELSQLAPIFRELFKGYHVSRRDPELYAQLSNFQDQYRTLFKALGFELVCDTRGFYYFVPDSAVAAAQVNKTAQRLALFTFIIVEHLADQGRDPIAVLDGGSLGRDELPSLLEKYRDLFIQAEVQTVEELEEKIMRRMTQLGFAGEENGIYRFLPPMHRFLDVCLSVQQDRDLAASIHSVLPLPAPVIIDEDSDEKLLKTDDPLDLSDFADESEEDALARAIAEEQETDA from the coding sequence ATGCATCTTGATCTATCCGAACTGTCCCAGCTGGCGCCGATCTTTCGCGAGCTGTTCAAGGGTTACCACGTCAGCCGCCGCGACCCGGAGCTGTACGCCCAACTGTCGAACTTCCAGGACCAGTACCGCACGCTGTTCAAGGCCCTGGGCTTTGAGCTGGTGTGCGACACCCGGGGTTTCTACTACTTCGTGCCGGACTCGGCCGTGGCTGCCGCGCAGGTCAACAAGACCGCCCAGCGTCTGGCGTTGTTCACCTTCATCATCGTCGAGCACCTGGCCGACCAGGGCCGCGACCCGATCGCCGTGCTTGACGGTGGCAGCCTGGGCCGTGATGAGCTGCCGTCGTTGCTGGAAAAGTACCGCGACCTGTTTATCCAGGCCGAAGTGCAGACCGTCGAGGAACTGGAAGAAAAAATCATGCGCCGCATGACTCAGCTGGGTTTTGCCGGTGAAGAGAACGGTATCTACCGCTTCCTGCCGCCGATGCACCGCTTCCTCGATGTGTGCCTCTCGGTCCAGCAGGACCGCGACCTGGCCGCGAGCATCCACAGCGTGTTGCCGTTGCCGGCCCCGGTGATCATCGACGAAGACAGCGATGAAAAACTGCTGAAGACCGATGACCCGCTGGACTTGAGTGACTTCGCGGACGAAAGCGAAGAAGACGCCCTGGCCCGTGCCATTGCCGAAGAACAGGAGACCGATGCATGA
- the can gene encoding carbonate dehydratase yields the protein MNELQDLLDNNERWADAIKQEDPEFFAKLARQQTPEYLWIGCSDARVPANEIVGMLPGDLFVHRNVANVVLHTDLNCLSVIQYAVDVLKVKHILVTGHYGCGGVRASMQDNQLGLIDGWLRTIRDLYYENRDVLAQLPTEEERVDRLCELNVIQQVANVGHTSIVQNAWHRGQSLSVHGCIYGIKDGRWKSLNTTISGFEQLPPQYRLRPLGAV from the coding sequence ATGAACGAACTACAAGACCTGCTTGATAACAACGAACGCTGGGCAGATGCGATCAAACAGGAAGATCCCGAATTCTTCGCCAAGCTCGCCCGCCAGCAAACCCCGGAATACCTGTGGATCGGCTGTTCCGACGCCCGCGTACCGGCCAACGAGATCGTCGGCATGCTGCCGGGCGACCTGTTTGTGCATCGCAACGTGGCTAACGTGGTGCTGCACACCGACCTCAATTGCCTGTCGGTGATCCAGTACGCGGTTGACGTGCTCAAGGTCAAACACATCCTGGTGACCGGCCACTATGGCTGCGGCGGTGTACGCGCCTCGATGCAGGACAACCAGTTGGGCCTGATCGACGGCTGGCTGCGCACCATCCGTGACCTGTACTACGAAAATCGCGACGTGCTGGCCCAGTTGCCCACGGAAGAGGAACGCGTCGACCGCCTGTGCGAGCTGAACGTGATCCAGCAAGTGGCCAACGTCGGCCATACCAGCATTGTGCAAAACGCCTGGCACCGTGGGCAGAGCCTGTCGGTTCACGGCTGCATCTACGGGATTAAGGATGGCCGCTGGAAAAGCCTGAACACCACCATCAGTGGCTTCGAGCAATTGCCGCCGCAATACCGCCTGCGCCCGCTGGGAGCGGTCTAA
- a CDS encoding PqiB family protein: protein MSDLPKAKTRPASNWSAIWVLPLIALIIGGWLGWRAYNQQGIEIQVRFESGEGIQANKTEVVYKGMSVGKVKTLALDDEGNNRGVIATIEMNKDVEQYLKTNTRFWLVKPSVSLAGITGLETLVSGNYIAASPGDGEPTRKFKALSEEPPLSDAKPGLHLTIKADRLGSLNRGSPVFYKQIQVGQVKSYLLSEDQTTVEIKVYIEPTYASLVRKHTRFWNASGISIDANLSGVKVRSESLASIVAGGIAFATPENRKDSPPTDPSLPFRLYEDFDAAAAGIKVKVKLTDFEGLQAGRTPVMYKGIQVGSLKTLKIDPDLSSANAELTLDPLAEDYLVQDTQFWVVKPSISLAGITGLEALVKGNYIAIRPGDKGSAPQREYVARAKAPPLDLRSPGLHMVLFTDNLGSLDVGSPILYKQVKVGSVQSYQFSRKNKQLVIGVHIEKEYEGLVNGSTRFWNASGVTLTGGLTGGIQVKSESLASLMAGGIAFETPEPNVPLKKRIPRFRLFPDREAANQHGTLVTIKVDRADGLRPGTPVRFKGLDVGKIESVDLSADMQSVLLSARITQVADRIARAGSQFWVVKPELGLMKTSNLETLVTGQYIEVQPAVKNAGPQKSFVALDQPPEAVHQEAGLSLVLSAARRGSLKEGVPVTYREVTVGKVTGYELGQTADRVLVHILIEPKYAPLVRSGSRFWNTSGFGLDFGLFKGATVRTESLETLVAGGIAFATPDGERMGNAARPQQTFPLFDKFEDEWLTWAPKIPLGK from the coding sequence ATGAGTGATTTGCCTAAGGCTAAAACCCGCCCAGCTTCCAACTGGTCGGCCATTTGGGTGCTGCCCCTGATTGCCCTGATCATCGGCGGCTGGTTGGGATGGCGTGCGTACAACCAGCAAGGTATCGAGATTCAGGTTCGCTTTGAAAGCGGCGAAGGCATCCAGGCCAACAAGACCGAAGTGGTCTATAAAGGCATGTCCGTGGGTAAGGTGAAAACCCTGGCCCTGGATGACGAAGGTAACAATCGCGGGGTGATCGCCACCATCGAGATGAACAAGGACGTGGAGCAATACCTCAAGACCAACACCCGCTTCTGGCTGGTAAAGCCGAGTGTCAGCCTGGCCGGGATCACTGGGCTGGAAACCCTGGTCTCGGGTAACTACATCGCTGCCAGCCCGGGCGATGGCGAGCCGACGCGCAAGTTCAAGGCCCTGTCCGAAGAACCGCCCTTATCCGACGCCAAGCCCGGCCTGCACCTGACGATCAAAGCTGATCGCCTCGGCTCGCTGAACCGCGGCAGCCCGGTGTTCTATAAGCAGATCCAGGTCGGCCAGGTCAAAAGCTACCTGCTCTCCGAAGACCAGACCACCGTTGAAATCAAGGTCTACATCGAGCCGACCTACGCCAGCCTGGTGCGCAAACACACGCGTTTCTGGAACGCCAGCGGCATCAGCATCGACGCCAACCTGTCCGGCGTAAAAGTGCGCAGTGAATCCCTGGCCAGCATCGTTGCCGGCGGTATCGCCTTCGCCACGCCGGAGAACCGCAAGGACAGCCCGCCGACGGACCCGAGCCTGCCGTTCCGCTTGTACGAAGACTTTGATGCGGCCGCTGCGGGCATCAAGGTCAAAGTCAAACTCACCGACTTCGAAGGTCTCCAGGCGGGTCGCACGCCGGTGATGTACAAAGGCATCCAGGTCGGCAGCCTGAAGACCCTGAAGATCGACCCGGATCTTTCCAGCGCCAATGCCGAGCTGACCCTCGACCCGCTGGCCGAAGACTACCTCGTTCAGGACACCCAATTCTGGGTGGTCAAACCGTCGATCTCCCTGGCCGGCATCACCGGGCTGGAAGCGTTGGTCAAAGGTAACTACATCGCCATCCGTCCCGGCGACAAGGGCAGCGCGCCACAACGGGAGTACGTCGCGCGGGCCAAGGCGCCGCCACTGGACCTGCGTTCCCCCGGTCTGCACATGGTGCTGTTCACCGACAACCTCGGCTCCCTGGACGTCGGCAGCCCGATCCTCTACAAACAGGTCAAGGTCGGTTCCGTACAGAGCTACCAGTTCTCCCGCAAGAACAAGCAATTGGTGATCGGCGTCCATATCGAGAAAGAGTACGAAGGCCTGGTCAACGGCTCGACCCGATTCTGGAATGCCAGCGGCGTGACCCTGACCGGCGGACTTACCGGCGGCATCCAGGTGAAAAGTGAATCCCTGGCCAGCCTGATGGCGGGCGGTATCGCCTTCGAAACCCCGGAGCCGAATGTACCGCTGAAAAAGCGTATCCCGCGTTTCCGTCTGTTCCCGGACCGCGAAGCCGCCAACCAGCACGGTACGCTGGTGACCATCAAGGTCGACCGCGCCGACGGCCTGCGCCCAGGTACGCCGGTACGCTTCAAAGGCCTGGATGTAGGCAAGATCGAAAGCGTCGACTTGAGTGCCGACATGCAATCGGTCCTGCTCAGCGCGCGCATCACTCAAGTGGCCGATCGCATCGCCCGGGCCGGCAGTCAGTTCTGGGTGGTCAAGCCTGAACTCGGGCTGATGAAAACGTCGAACCTGGAAACCCTGGTGACCGGCCAGTACATCGAAGTACAGCCAGCGGTGAAAAACGCCGGCCCGCAAAAGAGCTTCGTTGCCCTCGACCAACCGCCGGAAGCTGTCCATCAGGAAGCGGGCTTGAGCCTGGTGCTCAGCGCTGCGCGTCGTGGTTCGCTGAAGGAAGGCGTGCCGGTGACCTATCGGGAAGTCACGGTAGGCAAGGTCACAGGCTACGAGCTGGGCCAGACCGCCGACCGCGTGCTGGTCCACATCCTGATCGAGCCGAAGTACGCGCCTCTGGTGCGCAGTGGCAGCCGGTTCTGGAACACCAGCGGCTTCGGTCTCGACTTCGGCTTATTCAAAGGCGCGACGGTACGCACCGAATCCCTGGAGACCCTGGTCGCCGGCGGCATCGCCTTTGCCACGCCAGACGGCGAACGCATGGGTAATGCCGCTCGGCCCCAGCAAACCTTCCCGCTGTTCGACAAGTTCGAAGACGAATGGCTGACCTGGGCCCCTAAAATCCCACTCGGCAAATAG
- a CDS encoding paraquat-inducible protein A, which produces MRAIDAGILICTECHELNKQDPDTDEQTCTRCGALVHARRPNSLTRTWALLITAAILYIPANLLPIMTVSSLGQGDPSTIMSGVIQLMQHGMFPIAAVVFIASILVPTFKLVGIGLLLFSVQRHQPLSAQQRIIMYRFIEFIGRWSMLDIFVIAILVAVVNFGRLASVEANLGAVAFASVVILTMLAAVTFDPRLIWDNTESDDDHE; this is translated from the coding sequence ATGCGGGCGATTGATGCGGGCATTCTGATCTGTACCGAATGCCATGAACTAAACAAACAAGACCCGGACACCGACGAGCAAACCTGCACCCGTTGCGGTGCGCTGGTCCACGCCCGTCGTCCGAACAGCCTGACGCGCACTTGGGCGCTGCTGATCACGGCTGCCATCTTGTACATCCCGGCCAATCTGTTGCCGATCATGACCGTAAGCTCCCTGGGCCAAGGCGATCCGAGCACCATCATGTCCGGCGTGATCCAACTGATGCAGCACGGCATGTTCCCGATCGCCGCTGTAGTGTTCATCGCCAGCATTTTGGTGCCAACCTTCAAGCTGGTGGGCATCGGCTTGTTACTGTTCTCGGTGCAACGTCACCAACCACTTTCCGCGCAACAACGCATTATCATGTACCGCTTTATCGAGTTCATTGGCCGCTGGTCCATGCTGGATATCTTCGTGATTGCCATCCTGGTGGCGGTCGTAAACTTTGGGCGACTTGCCAGTGTCGAGGCCAATCTCGGTGCCGTGGCGTTCGCCAGTGTGGTGATCTTGACGATGCTTGCCGCAGTAACTTTCGATCCCCGACTGATTTGGGATAACACGGAGTCGGACGACGACCATGAGTGA
- a CDS encoding paraquat-inducible protein A, with protein sequence MPDPVDTLEVSDLPLDELVACHECDLLMRKPELARGEKAQCPRCGYELYAHRHNVVERSLALVIAALLLYVPANFLPIMQLNLLGQSSQDTVWTGVVGLFDTGMQGVAVVVFLCSMGIPLFKLLCQLAVLLSIRWNIGRSYGLLFYRIYHHLKDWGMLEVYLMGVLVAIVKLADMATITVGLGLACFVSLLMVQILLEVVMSPHQIWEALSGEDAHAGD encoded by the coding sequence ATGCCCGACCCGGTTGATACCCTCGAGGTGTCAGACTTACCGCTGGACGAACTCGTGGCATGCCATGAGTGCGACTTGCTGATGCGCAAGCCGGAGCTTGCCCGCGGTGAAAAGGCCCAATGCCCACGCTGCGGCTACGAGCTGTATGCTCACCGCCACAACGTCGTTGAACGAAGCCTGGCGTTAGTGATTGCCGCGCTATTGTTGTACGTCCCCGCGAACTTTTTACCCATCATGCAGCTCAATCTACTCGGGCAGTCCTCGCAGGACACCGTGTGGACCGGCGTGGTCGGTCTGTTCGACACCGGTATGCAAGGCGTCGCCGTGGTGGTGTTCCTCTGCAGCATGGGCATCCCACTGTTCAAGCTCCTGTGCCAACTGGCGGTATTGCTGAGCATTCGCTGGAACATCGGCCGCAGCTACGGCCTGCTGTTTTATCGCATCTACCACCACCTCAAGGACTGGGGGATGCTCGAGGTCTACCTGATGGGCGTGCTGGTGGCGATCGTAAAACTGGCCGACATGGCCACCATCACCGTTGGGCTTGGCCTGGCCTGCTTCGTAAGTCTGTTAATGGTCCAGATACTGCTGGAGGTGGTGATGTCACCTCACCAGATCTGGGAAGCGCTGTCAGGAGAGGATGCTCATGCGGGCGATTGA
- the mksB gene encoding Mks condensin complex protein MksB has product MIEPKRVLRALAEHWALLEPLCEHFDQGTLSLSELRAQLAAQQLDSTPQDITSLLDVWIRLDILVPVAKSPNRFELNAQIHDFLAYLRKEHRLGLCLEIEAYLRHLERLAGYIQDAFDIRDGHDLARQLRLLDMRVRDVLKKLANDEQALAAVADRAKTSDRQIPLRQRYAEVLATWDEYVEPMIQLVNADGAFEQGVRKVENVLLRMLTEQQRLGHLVDDDMLLRTHARILEMQTSAQLTLRHARELLLPLREEARRHNAVTRGAALALSAIRRKGLDAVPQAAMPMFTRPQSTFLGSASQVEAYVYALANFEPKPARFPKAHKSHKGEAPRAPRTVKEMLERCEDALPMPDLMTWLLEQEPDGATDELLYWFSRLSREKRFKRERLERRDYHTHEHQVSLRSFALLPASIDTAGNSASTPHAS; this is encoded by the coding sequence ATGATCGAACCCAAGCGCGTCTTGCGCGCCCTCGCCGAACACTGGGCCCTGCTTGAGCCACTGTGCGAACACTTCGACCAAGGCACCCTGAGCCTCAGCGAACTGCGCGCCCAACTGGCTGCCCAACAACTGGACAGCACGCCACAGGACATCACCAGCCTGCTGGACGTGTGGATTCGCCTGGATATCCTGGTGCCTGTCGCCAAGAGCCCGAACCGTTTCGAGCTCAACGCACAGATCCACGACTTCCTGGCGTATCTTCGCAAGGAGCACCGGCTAGGCCTGTGCCTGGAGATCGAAGCCTACCTGCGCCACCTTGAGCGCCTGGCGGGTTATATCCAGGACGCCTTCGACATCCGTGACGGCCATGACCTGGCGCGCCAACTGCGCCTGCTGGACATGCGCGTGCGGGACGTGCTGAAAAAACTCGCCAACGACGAACAGGCCCTCGCGGCCGTAGCCGACCGCGCCAAGACCAGCGACCGGCAGATCCCGTTGCGCCAGCGTTACGCCGAAGTACTGGCGACCTGGGACGAATACGTCGAACCGATGATTCAGTTGGTGAACGCCGACGGCGCCTTCGAACAAGGCGTGCGCAAGGTCGAGAACGTGCTGTTGCGCATGCTCACCGAACAGCAGCGCCTCGGCCACCTGGTGGACGACGACATGCTGCTGCGCACCCATGCGCGCATCCTCGAAATGCAGACCAGCGCTCAGTTGACCTTGCGTCACGCCCGGGAACTGCTGCTGCCGTTGCGTGAAGAAGCTCGCCGGCACAACGCCGTGACCCGTGGCGCGGCGCTGGCCTTGTCGGCGATTCGCCGCAAGGGCCTGGACGCGGTGCCGCAAGCGGCGATGCCGATGTTCACCCGGCCGCAAAGCACCTTTCTCGGCAGTGCCAGCCAAGTCGAAGCCTATGTGTACGCCCTGGCCAACTTCGAACCGAAGCCGGCGCGTTTCCCCAAGGCGCACAAATCCCACAAGGGCGAAGCCCCTCGCGCGCCGCGCACGGTCAAGGAGATGCTCGAGCGCTGCGAAGACGCGCTGCCGATGCCGGACCTGATGACTTGGCTGCTGGAGCAGGAACCGGACGGCGCAACCGACGAGTTGCTGTACTGGTTCTCACGCCTGTCGCGGGAGAAACGCTTCAAGCGCGAACGTCTGGAACGACGGGATTACCACACTCACGAGCACCAGGTCAGCCTGCGCTCATTCGCCCTGCTTCCAGCCAGTATTGATACGGCCGGGAATTCTGCGAGCACCCCTCATGCATCTTGA
- the rimI gene encoding ribosomal protein S18-alanine N-acetyltransferase, with protein sequence MSEALSFRPMTEADLDAVLKIEYAAFSHPWTRGIFLDGLGKYQIWLMFEGEQQVGHGVVQIILDEAHLLNITVKPENQGRGLGLSLLEHLMSRAYEAKARECFLEVRDSNTGAFRLYERYGFNEIGRRRDYYPAVGGREDAVVMACTLVD encoded by the coding sequence ATGAGTGAAGCTTTATCTTTCCGCCCGATGACCGAGGCGGACCTCGACGCTGTACTGAAGATCGAATACGCAGCGTTCAGCCACCCCTGGACCCGCGGGATTTTTCTCGATGGGCTGGGCAAGTACCAGATCTGGCTGATGTTTGAAGGAGAGCAGCAGGTGGGCCATGGGGTGGTGCAGATTATCCTTGATGAAGCGCACTTGCTGAACATCACCGTCAAGCCGGAAAACCAGGGCCGTGGCCTGGGTTTAAGCCTGCTGGAGCACCTGATGTCCCGGGCCTACGAGGCCAAGGCGCGGGAATGTTTCCTGGAAGTGCGCGACAGCAACACCGGCGCGTTCCGGCTATATGAGCGTTACGGTTTCAACGAGATTGGCCGCCGGCGGGATTATTACCCCGCCGTCGGTGGTCGTGAAGATGCGGTCGTGATGGCCTGCACCCTGGTCGACTAA
- the mksF gene encoding Mks condensin complex protein MksF: protein MSKERYGIRRFALLNTAGYSLGLFPLEEPLSVYGANNLGKSASINALQFPILARMSDMSFGKYTLEQSRRFYFATDTSYILVEVALPHGPHVIGVVGRGPGGGFGHQFFAYAGKLDLAHYQKNDTCLRQKELFTNLEREGLKAYELKPDELRRLLVGGHTSIPLDLTLIPLRSTSEQSLKTFRALFINLLHMREITAAKLKQLFLDAFEHSLRSGSVDYIAACEEAFRDVRRMEQDYNSLVAAGPLVEALSNGVKQREILRGKLHRLSPLLDSLLGTWSDYASARKEELTIQAEHYRNEQDALQNDQRGGTQELMRLEREISGIQRWLGELSVLKHRFALVDDVKVLEQQLLAAKDAHDELAGALAQSRQFSAEDLDERLRDLEKRLKSVKQQLDHADNNSYAKLREEFSQQDVERLMRLFNSSLFSLPLGEHGITLDEDGLWVKSLEQILDGFKGERFEVPGLAIDISHIEPPALQALADRAALRDQKERLEKELKQLKTQQAVAADRAASKTQTEALYQQVLDAQKALEDFRRSQTLSAEEGEKLESLAQMEAAQDELKRSSDAFTERVQQLSAKLQLVGRQIGDMEAKQRTLDDALRRRHLLPADLPFGTPFMDPVDDSMENLLPLLNDYQDSWQGLLRADGQIDALYAQVRLKGVAKFDSEDDMERRLHLLINAYAHRTDEALTLGKARRAAVTDIARTLRNIRSDYDSLEHQLALFNREINKRQVSNLQSFRIVLAPNKEALKHIDQIIHSAGQYEEGETLSVFDLSQSAEQDNKNEEAKEYLARLVAANHNQLGLKDLFELAFEITKVNGQPIIHTDIDGAASNGTTMTIKALTNMYLLLHLMDRDQAGRVRLPYYLDEAADIDEKNQAALLETSLQLGFVPILASVKPQVSAQVAIDLEGGSGPNGIYIDEADWKYIRRHDVVKATVNVQADEPELDEV, encoded by the coding sequence ATGAGCAAGGAACGCTACGGCATTCGCCGCTTCGCCCTTTTGAACACTGCCGGTTACAGCCTGGGTTTGTTCCCGCTGGAAGAACCGCTGTCGGTGTACGGCGCGAACAACCTCGGCAAATCGGCTTCGATCAACGCGTTGCAGTTCCCGATTCTGGCGCGCATGTCGGACATGAGTTTCGGCAAGTACACCCTGGAGCAATCCCGGCGTTTCTACTTTGCTACCGACACCAGCTACATCCTGGTGGAAGTGGCCCTGCCCCACGGCCCGCACGTGATCGGCGTGGTTGGTCGCGGCCCGGGCGGTGGTTTCGGTCACCAGTTCTTTGCCTACGCCGGCAAGCTGGACCTGGCGCACTACCAGAAGAACGACACCTGCCTGCGCCAGAAAGAGCTATTTACCAACCTTGAGCGTGAAGGCCTGAAAGCCTATGAACTCAAGCCGGATGAACTGCGACGTTTGCTGGTGGGCGGCCACACGTCGATCCCGCTGGACCTGACCCTGATTCCGCTGCGCTCCACCAGCGAGCAGAGCCTGAAGACCTTCCGTGCGTTGTTTATCAACTTGCTGCACATGCGGGAAATTACCGCGGCCAAGTTGAAACAGCTGTTCCTCGATGCCTTCGAACACAGCCTGCGTTCCGGCAGTGTCGATTACATCGCGGCGTGTGAAGAAGCCTTCCGTGATGTACGACGCATGGAGCAGGACTACAACTCATTGGTAGCCGCCGGCCCGCTGGTGGAAGCGCTGTCCAATGGCGTGAAACAGCGGGAAATCCTGCGGGGCAAACTGCATCGCCTGTCGCCGCTGCTGGATTCGTTGTTGGGCACTTGGTCGGACTACGCCAGTGCGCGCAAGGAAGAGCTGACGATTCAGGCCGAGCATTACCGCAACGAGCAAGACGCACTGCAGAACGACCAGCGCGGCGGCACTCAGGAGTTGATGCGCCTGGAGCGGGAAATCAGCGGCATTCAGCGCTGGCTCGGTGAGCTGTCGGTGCTCAAGCATCGCTTCGCCCTGGTGGATGACGTCAAGGTGCTGGAGCAACAACTGCTGGCCGCCAAGGATGCTCACGATGAATTGGCCGGGGCCTTGGCGCAGTCGCGTCAGTTCAGTGCCGAGGATCTGGACGAGCGTCTGCGGGACCTGGAAAAACGCCTGAAGTCGGTGAAGCAACAACTCGATCACGCCGACAACAACAGCTACGCCAAGCTGCGGGAAGAATTCTCGCAGCAGGATGTCGAGCGTCTGATGCGCTTGTTCAACAGTTCGCTGTTCAGCTTGCCGCTGGGTGAGCATGGCATCACCCTGGATGAAGACGGCCTGTGGGTGAAATCCCTGGAGCAGATCCTCGATGGCTTCAAGGGTGAGCGTTTTGAAGTGCCGGGATTGGCCATCGATATCTCGCATATCGAGCCGCCGGCATTGCAGGCCTTGGCTGACCGCGCTGCGTTGCGCGACCAGAAAGAACGCCTGGAAAAAGAACTCAAGCAACTGAAAACCCAGCAAGCCGTGGCGGCTGACCGTGCGGCAAGCAAGACCCAGACTGAAGCCTTGTACCAACAGGTATTGGACGCACAGAAGGCGCTGGAAGATTTCCGCCGCTCGCAAACCCTGAGCGCAGAAGAAGGCGAGAAGCTGGAAAGCCTGGCGCAGATGGAAGCAGCCCAGGACGAGTTGAAGCGTTCCAGCGATGCGTTTACCGAACGCGTCCAGCAACTGTCGGCCAAGCTGCAATTGGTAGGCCGCCAGATTGGTGATATGGAAGCCAAGCAGCGCACGCTGGATGACGCGTTGCGTCGTCGTCATCTGCTGCCGGCGGACTTGCCGTTTGGTACGCCGTTCATGGACCCGGTGGACGACTCCATGGAAAACCTGCTGCCGCTGCTCAATGACTATCAGGACAGTTGGCAAGGTTTGCTGCGCGCTGACGGCCAGATCGACGCGCTGTATGCACAGGTGCGCCTCAAGGGAGTGGCCAAGTTCGACAGTGAAGACGATATGGAGCGCCGCCTGCACTTGCTGATCAACGCTTACGCGCACCGTACGGATGAAGCCCTGACGCTGGGCAAGGCGCGGCGTGCGGCGGTCACCGATATCGCACGCACCTTGCGCAATATCCGCAGCGACTACGACAGCCTTGAGCACCAGTTGGCGTTGTTCAACCGCGAGATCAACAAGCGTCAGGTATCCAACCTGCAGAGCTTCCGCATCGTGCTCGCGCCGAACAAGGAAGCCCTCAAGCATATCGACCAGATCATCCACAGTGCCGGTCAGTATGAAGAGGGTGAAACCCTGTCGGTCTTCGACCTGAGCCAGAGCGCCGAGCAGGACAACAAGAACGAGGAAGCCAAGGAATACCTGGCGCGCCTGGTTGCGGCCAACCATAACCAGTTGGGCCTCAAGGACTTGTTCGAATTGGCGTTCGAGATCACCAAGGTCAACGGCCAGCCGATCATTCACACCGACATTGATGGCGCCGCCTCCAACGGCACCACCATGACCATCAAGGCGCTGACCAACATGTACTTGTTGCTGCACTTGATGGACCGCGATCAGGCAGGTCGTGTGCGCTTGCCGTACTACCTCGATGAGGCCGCGGATATCGATGAGAAGAACCAGGCGGCGTTGCTGGAAACCAGCTTGCAGCTGGGCTTCGTACCGATTCTGGCCAGTGTGAAGCCACAGGTTTCCGCCCAGGTGGCGATTGACCTGGAAGGCGGCAGCGGGCCGAACGGGATCTACATTGATGAAGCGGACTGGAAGTACATCCGCCGTCACGATGTGGTGAAGGCGACGGTGAATGTGCAGGCGGATGAGCCGGAGTTGGATGAGGTTTAA